The window aactgacttgctcaggggcagaaccacagatttttaccttgtcagctcggggggggggggggggggggggggggggatggttgGGATGTGAAACAGGATATAGAAAGGATGGAGAAAGATATTACAGTAATGATGGAGATGGAAGAGTGTGGCAAATGAGGATTATAAAGGGGTTTCAACACTGCAGATTGGGGTTGTATGAGGATAGACAGTAGATTCATTATATGCATGCACTATTCACTAGATCAGGTGATTGTTGGATCCAGACTCACCATGCATGTCCGGCCAGGCTGCCAACAGGGTCACTCCACTGAGGTGGTACTTACTGGACGTGGCATTCTGCAGACACAAGAGAACCAGTGACGCCACACAGTATCTACGCCACACACAGGACTGGAACAATAGTTCACGAGTGCCTGTCCTCAGCTTGTTCATGAGGCTCCATCTTGTGGCAGTCAGGTGTTAGTGCCAAAAGCCTTCTACTACTGATACAGAAGAAAACCTTACTGCATGTACTAATGTATTAATGGATGCAAGAAGAAATGAAGataaagagcaagagagagcactaagtgacagacacagaacagtaaagagaaacaaaaaatgtcaaacaagAGTTCTGACCAGGGAGAAGACGAGGGTGAGACTGGTTGCCCTCTCGTCAGCCTTCAGCAGTAGGGTGGCGCTGTCCAAGTCACATGACCCTGAGCTCTTAGTCAGGTTGGGCTGCAGGTTCACCACCTCTAGCACAGtctgcacacacacaggacaacAAGACACAGGGCagtgtgtggacatgtttaactataATTGTAGGGACCAGAAGTCTCCACAAAAATAGTgaacaaacatttgaccaactggggacatttccTGGTCCACACAAAGGAAAAAAGGCTATtcctagggggtttagggttaaaagGTTCAGTTTAGAGGTTAagaaaaataggattttgaatgggaattaaTTGTGTcccccccacaaggttagttaaaaACTGTCTGAGAGGTGCTGGGCTTCAAAGTATGTGCAAGTCTGTGTGTACCTTATTGAGAGAGGCAGAGCTGAAGCTGACATTGAGCTGCAGTCCCATGCGGGCCATCAGACAGGCGGTCCCATTGCCGTTGGTTACAGTGTAGTTGCCTCTCTCGGGCCGAGCCGGGGGTGCAGGAGGCGGAGCCGTGGTTTGAGGGGCAGCAGTGGGCGGGGCGTCAGTGGCAGCAAAGCTCTGATGCAACGTGACCGCTGTAGTGACGTAACAAGACAACCACAGAtggatagacacagacacagcactgtTCGATCCTTAGCTGGAGGCTGGTAAAGTCTCCTCAATAGTCTTTAAGaggcctcctctcctcacctcctttcCTGGATCTGCACAGACGTGAAAGAAGTTGACAAGCTACCTCTGTATGCATTCACCACCATAATGTTGCTTTCACCCATCATGTGGGGTAGATAAGATATTAGATAAGTGCAGATGAAGGAGAAGAGCTGAAGAGCCATTTGAGACTATAGCGATGCAACCACTGCGTAGGTCAGTAACTTTGGAGTAATGTTATGGCCAAATCCTTTTATGTGGTGGCAGACTGGGTTgtgccaacaacaacaaaacctgCTGACTCCATTGATGTGGCTGTCCACATAAATTCCAAAAGCTTTAGTGGGTCACACCACAAAATAACCATTGGAATGAAGAAGCAGGTCTGCAACTTGGCTCATTTCTACAATACTAGTCTCCTCGGCAGCCACGTGGGACGTCACTACTGGTGTCAATTACATCGTCTTCAGCTGATGTCGGTCTTACCGGTCTGTGCAGATTAAAAAATACTAGTGAGTGCCTTGCTTTGACGAAACAACGGTGGtagacagcctacaaggaggtcagagacttggcagtgtggtgccaggacaacaaccctctccctgatcgtggactacaggtgAAAGAGGGGACAGCACGCCCATccatggggctgtagtggagcgggtcgagagtttccctggcatccacatcactaaggacttagcATGctccacacacacccagacagtcGTAAAGAGAGCATGACGGCTTCTTATCCCTCTCAGGAGGCTGACAAGATTTGTTATGAGCCctcggatcctcaaaaagttatacagctgcaccatcgagagcatcttgactggcttcatcaccgcttggtatggtgaatgcaccgccctcaactgcaTAATGctgcagagggtggtgcggacagccaagtacatcactaggggtcgatctccctgccatccaggacctctatatcagggggtgtcagaggaaggcccgaaaaatttacaagactccagccacctaagCCAAAGACTTCACTTTGCTACTGTctggcaaacggtaccggagcatcagctctcagaccaacaggctcagagacagcttctatccccaagccataagaccgctAAATAGTTAATTAAAATGGTAACCTACACTATCTGACCCTttcttgcactggctctatgcacactcacacaatattataataaatgccatttagcagacgcttttatccaaagcaacactacaaaaaaataaaacacacatctatatttaactaggcaagtcagttaagaacgaattcttatttacaatgacggactacttgcaggcgtgcatacattttatggaTGGGTACttccgggaatcgaacccactaacCTTGCGTCGCAAAACGCCATTCTCTACAAaatgagctacagaggaccacacacacacatacataaaaaaCATCCATACCGACAATCACTATTATACTCTTTATTTTACCACTATTCTTATTACATTttgttgcctagtcaccttaccatgccttcatgtacatatctacctcatacCACTGCACAAAAAtctagtactccctgtatatagcgccattcttgtgtattttattccttgtgttaaacaaatatattaactttacattgttgggaagggctcgtaagcaagcatttcacgataAAGTCCACACCCGTAGTAGTCGGCACGTGTGACACATATCATTTGATTTGGAACCAAGGTGTATGTATGAGGAAACCTGAAATATCAAATATTCAGCAACTCTGAGGACAATTTAAGTTGATTATACATCTTCATGATCAAACCACGGCGTTTTAACAGCCTTCGTCAGGGTTTGTCACACTCAGTTCCCCTGTATCATCGATCTGTTTACACCTTCTGCTCGCTCATCTGTTCAACTATCACACGCCCTGATATCTTGACATTAGCTACATTTAGGCCCAGTTTGTCCTACAAAAGAGAATATTACAAAGAAAGGCTGTGCAAATGTGATCGATATCTAATAGCTTGCCTTGGTCTAGCCCAAAGGCCAGCAGATGGTGCTATGGAGTCATTTCATCTTAACGCCCAAAGGGAATCCATGCAACTGGCTATACACTCGTAtcccttcaaatcaaatgtttttggtcacatatatagcagatgttattgcgggtgtagcaaaatgcttgt of the Oncorhynchus clarkii lewisi isolate Uvic-CL-2024 chromosome 3, UVic_Ocla_1.0, whole genome shotgun sequence genome contains:
- the LOC139405150 gene encoding lysosome-associated membrane glycoprotein 1-like, translating into MTQQHSRKQPLSIAFIALLAVTLHQSFAATDAPPTAAPQTTAPPPAPPARPERGNYTVTNGNGTACLMARMGLQLNVSFSSASLNKTVLEVVNLQPNLTKSSGSCDLDSATLLLKADERATSLTLVFSLNATSSKYHLSGVTLLAAWPDMHVPFSAGNRSLDYLRGTLGRSYMCREEQTLAVTVNFSLNTFQLQVQPFGLKGDQFGAAEECQLDEDDMLIPIIVGAALAGLVLVVLVAYLIGRKRSHAGYQTI